From a single Pseudomonadales bacterium genomic region:
- a CDS encoding c-type cytochrome, whose protein sequence is MTFSLALSFTAKAEAPAKAAQCAACHGQDGGKTIMPNYPKIKGQNKAYIIDSLKAYKNGNRKGGNAAIMIGQSASLSDADMEALADYYSKQ, encoded by the coding sequence ATGACTTTCAGCCTAGCCTTATCATTTACGGCGAAGGCTGAAGCACCGGCTAAAGCTGCGCAATGTGCTGCATGCCACGGTCAAGATGGCGGTAAAACAATCATGCCTAACTACCCTAAAATAAAGGGTCAAAACAAGGCTTATATCATCGATTCTTTAAAAGCCTACAAAAACGGCAATCGTAAAGGCGGCAATGCAGCGATTATGATTGGTCAGTCTGCCAGCCTTTCGGACGCCGATATGGAGGCATTAGCTGACTATTACTCGAAACAATAA
- a CDS encoding NAD-dependent epimerase/dehydratase family protein codes for MRADYPTTVITGATGFVGRYVVERLLREKVNVRCVIRHRQDGYSFDSHPQLNFVVGDILEPESLSAAFKGADTVINIAGLREFWSKDRSLFYQLNHIGAKNVFEACLQQHVAHVVQVSTPLAYGVPKQIPFNEITPAGPHPSDYAKSKYLGDQAGLSLQAEKDLPLSIVYLAAVIGAGDDKETMEVRRAVKQKMPALVGADTQYTYLYVKDAAEAIVRTAMRQDTIGKRYLIGTERATTREYFDIIGRIANVKIPSFNIPENWLIPVAKVMEAVSHVTGKRPELPMDVLKTTQAGSLLFDGSLAERELDLSYTPLKTALTDAVADVS; via the coding sequence ATGCGAGCAGATTACCCCACTACCGTTATTACTGGTGCGACAGGCTTTGTTGGTCGTTACGTAGTTGAGCGTTTGTTACGAGAGAAAGTCAACGTACGTTGCGTGATCCGTCACCGTCAAGATGGCTATAGTTTTGACAGTCACCCGCAGTTAAATTTTGTGGTTGGTGATATTTTAGAGCCTGAGAGTTTGTCAGCCGCTTTTAAAGGGGCTGACACCGTGATAAACATTGCCGGCTTGCGAGAGTTTTGGAGTAAAGACAGGTCGTTGTTCTATCAGCTTAATCATATTGGTGCCAAAAACGTGTTTGAAGCTTGTTTACAACAGCATGTTGCGCATGTGGTTCAGGTGAGCACGCCGCTTGCCTATGGTGTACCCAAGCAAATACCGTTTAATGAGATTACGCCAGCAGGTCCACACCCCAGTGATTATGCAAAAAGCAAATATCTTGGGGATCAAGCAGGTTTGAGCTTGCAAGCTGAGAAAGATTTGCCTTTGTCGATAGTGTACTTAGCCGCGGTGATTGGCGCTGGCGATGACAAAGAAACCATGGAAGTAAGACGCGCAGTAAAGCAAAAGATGCCTGCACTGGTGGGTGCAGATACACAGTATACCTATCTATATGTCAAAGATGCTGCTGAGGCCATTGTGCGCACAGCCATGCGCCAAGATACGATTGGTAAACGCTATTTGATTGGTACCGAGCGTGCAACCACACGTGAATATTTTGATATTATCGGTCGAATTGCTAATGTTAAGATTCCTAGTTTTAATATTCCAGAGAATTGGCTGATTCCTGTTGCCAAGGTCATGGAAGCGGTTTCGCACGTTACCGGCAAACGCCCAGAGCTGCCTATGGATGTGCTTAAAACAACGCAGGCAGGGTCATTATTATTTGACGGCAGCCTTGCTGAGCGCGAACTGGATTTATCATACACACCGCTTAAGACTGCCTTAACCGATGCAGTTGCGGATGTGAGTTAG